From the Jilunia laotingensis genome, the window TATCGGTCTGATCTACATAAGTTTGGTCACGAACTATTTTGCGATAGTTATTAATAAAGATATTACGCATAATGGTATACATCCATCCCTTAAAATTAGTATCCGGGATATATTTTTCCTCATTATCTAATGCCTTTAATGATGTTTCTTGCAACAAATCATTAGCTTCTTCACGATTAGCAGTCAATTTATAAGCAAAACGAAGCAGTTCCTCTTGAACTCCAATTAAATCTTTTCTGAAACTTAAACTTTTCATACTTGATGGTTTTTACGGTTAATATTTCGTTTCTTTCTCGATGGTGCAAGTTTAGGGCTAATTTTGGAGTTGGGCAGGGGTAAATTAGTCACATTTAGGGGCAAAAACTATCAAATAACAGTTTTTAGGTGGTTTCTGATAGAATTCAGGTGATTAATTATAGCTATCAAAAGCTTTCATATACAAAATAACAGAAATCAAATAACATTTTCACTAGATTATACCTTTATTATAATAGACTTCTATTCTAAAAACGGCTCAGATCATTCAACGAAAGTTCCTTTTAGTGGCTCTGGCTATTTTGTTCTGTTTAATTTCATTAAATAAGTAACTATTAATCTGCAAATTATTATATTTGGATGTTGATAATTAAAAGGAGTAATGATATGAAAACAAATCTACGAATCACCTTCCTGTTATTTCTGTTAATAGTCGGAATATCTGATATCATAGGCCAGCCGACTAAAAAGGAGCGCAAGGAACAAAGGGAAAAGGAAGTGAAAGAACAAATCATTTCAGAGAATTATAAAATAAATGTCTCCACGGCCTATCCTCGCCGTGGGAAATCAGTACATCTTACATCTCCTTATTCATTGGAGATAAGGAACGATTCGGTATTCTCTTACCTGCCTTTTTACGGTCGTGCTTACAACATCCCCTACGGAGGCGGTGACGGATTGATTTTTAAAGCTCCAATCCATGAGTACAAAATGGAAATGAACAAAAGGGGAGCTGCCAAAGTAGAATTCGTAACCCGTAATAATGAAGACCGCTTTCAGTTCTCTTTAAATATCTATTCCAATGGTTCGACAAGCATCAACGTTTATATGCAGAATCGTGAATCGATCAGTTTTTCAGGAGAAGTGGATTAACGGAAACCAATAGCCTTCGTCGTTTTCGCTCAACCTTACAAAGAAGAATTAAACAAGGATTAGATATCCGGCTCCTCTTCCCCCTTAAGGATAGGCAGGCAAATTTGGTATTTCACAGCCAGGATACGAGTAACAAAGACGCTGCTCCCGCTTATAATCTGGGTAAGAACGGTATCCATCGCCAACAGGTGGCATCCCCAATATACTACTCCACCGAATACGCATGCCATTGCGTAGATTTCCTTACGGAAAATAAGTGGAATTTCATTAATGAATACATCGCGGATCACACCTCCTGCTGCACCGGTAATACTGCCCATAATGATGGCCACCCAAAACGGATACCCTAAAGCAACGCTTTTCCCGACCCCAACCACTGTGAATAGAGCCAAACCAATACTATCGAATATAAAAAAGGTATTATGCAAATGGATGAGATACTTCCCGAACAGGATAACCCATATCAATGCAAGTCCGGTACAGATAAGATAAATAGGATTAGTCATCCAGCCGGGAGTAACATCCAATAGTACATCTCGAATGGTACCGCCACCAATAGCAGTCACCAAACCGACTACGTAAGCTCCGAACCAATCGAAGCGCTTGGCAGATGCCAAACGAATCCCGCTGATGGCAAAAGCGAATGTACCAATGAAGTCAAGTATTTGAACGAATGTGGGCATAGCTAAAGTTTTTTGTGTGCAAAGGAACAAATAATTCCGCAAGAAAGCGTACATTTGTTTCTTGAAAATAGATAGAAAAGTGATATGAAAATAACAATTGTTGCCGGGGCACGCCCGAATTTCATGAAAATAGCGCCTATTACACGTGCCATTGATGCTGCACGGGCGCAGGGTAGAAGTATATCATACCGGTTAGTATACACCGGGAAACATGACGATACTAGCCTGGATGCTTCGTTATTCGCAGACCTCCACATGAAAGGTCCTGATGTGTATCTGGAAGTCAGTGACAGCAACCCCACGCAATTAGCCTCAGGCATCATGGTGGCATTTGACAAAGAGCTGACAGAAAACCCCACCCACATCGTACTTGTCGTAGATGACCTTACAGCGACTATGAGCTGTGCCATTGTCGCAAAAAAACAAGGGATAAAAGTGGCGCATCTTGTTGCAGGTACCCGTTCTTTCGATATGAAGATGCCCAAAGAAGTGAACCGAATGATAACCGACGGGTTGTCCGACTATCTGTTCACTGCCGGTATGGTTGCCAATCGGAACCTGAATCAGACAGGCACGGAAAAAGAGAACGTATATTATGTCGGCAATATTCTGATCGACAATATCCGATACAATCGCAATCATTTTATCCGTCCACTCTGGTTATCTGCCTTAGGAGTAAATGAAGGAGAGTATCTGTTACTGACACTTAACAGACGCATTCTTCTTAACGACAAAGCCAATCTTAGAAGTCTGGTCGAAACCATTATAGAAAAATCAGCAGGCATGCCGATTGTCGCCCCAATGCATACATATGTAAGCGACGCTATCAAAAGCCTGGGTATTACTGCACCCAACCTGCATATCCTGCCACCGCAAAGTTACTTGTCCTTCGGCTACCTGATGAGCAAAGCGAAAGGAATTATTACCGATTCCGGCAACGTTGCAGAAGAGGCCACATTCTTGGGCACTCCCTGCATTACACTCAACACTTACTCAGAACATCCTGAAACCTGGCGTATCGGTACGAACGAATTAGTAGGAGAAGATCCGGTGGCCTTAAGCAACGCAATGGATGTACTGATGCGAGGGGAATGGAAACACGGAGAACTACCCGAACGTTGGGACGGACGGACAGCAGACCGTATCGTACAGATACTTTCCGAACATCAATAAACAAGCTCAAGGCTTTTTGGGTGATTTACAAAGAGAAAGCAACTTACAGGCATTTGCATGATTATCATATATCATCTGCAGATGCCTGATTCTTTTTTCCACCTCTTCTGCAGAAGGCTCCATGACATATAAGCGTTCTATTTGCTCCACAAGTGCTGTCCTTCCATCTGCAACAAGACATAACGGAGCCAAAGCCGAATCGGTAAGCATCGGAGTATTCACCAAGCAGAAACCATGCCCCTTGAATAATGAATGAATAAGCTTCAATTTAATACCTGTATCCTGAAATGTCAAAAGAAGGTTTATGCGCGCCCGGACAATTAATCGTTGCATTTCTTCCTCGGAAGGATCGGCAATCAATTGAACATTCGAAAAATCGGCAATTCTCTTTACCAAAGCAGGTGCAGGAGACTTACCGGCAATGATCACCCGTATATTCCTATCTAATGAAGGAAGTAAATCATTCAATATATAAAGAGCCGCATGTACGTTTTCATCTACGGATAGATTACCGTGATATAGTACATAAGAATCAGTACCGGTACTCGTATCGGGCAATATATTATTGTAAAAACAGGGTATCCATTCGGCAGGCACGGGTGCATAACATTTTGAGAAGTATTCCTGATCAAAGGGAGTGATCGCTAAAATAGCATCCGCATGGCGCAATTGTTTTTCATAAGAACGAAGCTTGCATGCTTCCAGCCTATAATAACAACGTTTAAAAAATGAAACTGCAGAATCCCCCAAATGTTTATAATAATCATGTTCTACATTATGAGTCCGAACCAGCTTTAAACGCGATCGCAAACTTTTATGATCCAAGAAATAACAAGTATATAATCCTTCAAATAATATCGGAGAGTCATCTTCATTCAACCGCTGAAGCAGTAAACGATTCCTACGGCTGTACACTATATACGGTATGAATGAAAACAGAGAAGATACCCCCGTAAAACGTTCATAATAATAGACTTTCCCAGCCACTTCATTCAGTTGCGGAGCCTCTTCCGTCCGGTATTTATATGTATGTAAAACAATGTCACAACCTGCTTCTTTTAAGGCTTTTAACTTATAGTACACATCAATGAGACCACCATATGCAG encodes:
- a CDS encoding DUF4251 domain-containing protein, whose translation is MKTNLRITFLLFLLIVGISDIIGQPTKKERKEQREKEVKEQIISENYKINVSTAYPRRGKSVHLTSPYSLEIRNDSVFSYLPFYGRAYNIPYGGGDGLIFKAPIHEYKMEMNKRGAAKVEFVTRNNEDRFQFSLNIYSNGSTSINVYMQNRESISFSGEVD
- a CDS encoding RNA polymerase sigma factor is translated as MKSLSFRKDLIGVQEELLRFAYKLTANREEANDLLQETSLKALDNEEKYIPDTNFKGWMYTIMRNIFINNYRKIVRDQTYVDQTDNLYHLNLPQDSGFESTEGAYDLKEMHRVVNSLPKEYKIPFSMHVSGFKYREIAEKLDLPLGTVKSRIFFTRQRLQQELKDFV
- a CDS encoding UDP-N-acetyl glucosamine 2-epimerase, which encodes MKITIVAGARPNFMKIAPITRAIDAARAQGRSISYRLVYTGKHDDTSLDASLFADLHMKGPDVYLEVSDSNPTQLASGIMVAFDKELTENPTHIVLVVDDLTATMSCAIVAKKQGIKVAHLVAGTRSFDMKMPKEVNRMITDGLSDYLFTAGMVANRNLNQTGTEKENVYYVGNILIDNIRYNRNHFIRPLWLSALGVNEGEYLLLTLNRRILLNDKANLRSLVETIIEKSAGMPIVAPMHTYVSDAIKSLGITAPNLHILPPQSYLSFGYLMSKAKGIITDSGNVAEEATFLGTPCITLNTYSEHPETWRIGTNELVGEDPVALSNAMDVLMRGEWKHGELPERWDGRTADRIVQILSEHQ
- a CDS encoding trimeric intracellular cation channel family protein, with product MPTFVQILDFIGTFAFAISGIRLASAKRFDWFGAYVVGLVTAIGGGTIRDVLLDVTPGWMTNPIYLICTGLALIWVILFGKYLIHLHNTFFIFDSIGLALFTVVGVGKSVALGYPFWVAIIMGSITGAAGGVIRDVFINEIPLIFRKEIYAMACVFGGVVYWGCHLLAMDTVLTQIISGSSVFVTRILAVKYQICLPILKGEEEPDI
- a CDS encoding glycosyltransferase, encoding MKLHVVSFQVPYPPAYGGLIDVYYKLKALKEAGCDIVLHTYKYRTEEAPQLNEVAGKVYYYERFTGVSSLFSFIPYIVYSRRNRLLLQRLNEDDSPILFEGLYTCYFLDHKSLRSRLKLVRTHNVEHDYYKHLGDSAVSFFKRCYYRLEACKLRSYEKQLRHADAILAITPFDQEYFSKCYAPVPAEWIPCFYNNILPDTSTGTDSYVLYHGNLSVDENVHAALYILNDLLPSLDRNIRVIIAGKSPAPALVKRIADFSNVQLIADPSEEEMQRLIVRARINLLLTFQDTGIKLKLIHSLFKGHGFCLVNTPMLTDSALAPLCLVADGRTALVEQIERLYVMEPSAEEVEKRIRHLQMIYDNHANACKLLSLCKSPKKP